The nucleotide sequence CAGAACTCCGCGTAGCTCGTGTCGCCGAGCGCCAGCACCGCAAATGCCACGCCGTCGAGGCGGGGCGCCGCGTCACCCATCAGCTCGCCGTAGGCCCGCACGGCCCGGGCCGGCGGCTCGCCCTCGCCCCAGGTCGCGGCGATGGCCACGATCTTGCCGGCCTTCGGCAGGGTCGCGAGGTCGAGGTCAGCGAAATCCACCACCTTCGGCTTGAAGCCCTGCTTGCGCGCGAGCTTGCCCACGTCGCCCGCGAGCTTCTCCGAGTTGCCGGATTCGCTGGCGAACAGGATCGTCAGCGGCTCGGCGGCCTTCGGGGGAGCGGCCGGCACGGCGGCGGGCTGGCCGCCCGCGGCGTCGAGGCCCGCGAGGAACCCGGCGAGCCAAGCGCGCTGGATCGGCGTCGCGGCGCCGAGCACCGCGTCGAGACTGGCGCGCTCGCTGTCGGCGAAGGGCGCGGTGCGGGGGAGTATGGCTTGGCGTGACATCAGGGGACCATGTCGTCGTACACGAGGCTTCTGTCAACGGGGAACGTTCTTTTTACAGAACCGTGCCGGCGTAGAAAAAGCCGACTGTTGTTGCGGCGCAAAAGAAAAGATTATTCCCCAACCACCGCTAGGGTCGGCGCGGTGCCGGGCAGGTGCCGGCCGTGCGTCGGGGGCGCTGGGAGGGGCAGGGCGGTGGTGGACTTCACCTTCTCCATGGCGAAGCGCGAGGTCACATTCTTGAGAGGCAGTGTGGCGATGAGCTTCTTGTAGAAGGTGTCGTAGGCGGCCATGTCGGCGACGACGACCCGCAGCATGTAATCGACGTCGCCGGCCATGCGGTAGAATTCCAGCACCTCGGGCATCGCCGAGACGGTGTCGGCGAAGCGCTCCAGCCAGTCCTTCGAGTGGTCGGCGGTCTCGATCGAGACGAAGACCGTGAGGCCGAGCCCGAGCTTGACCGGGTCGAGCACGGCCACCCGCCGGTCGATGACCCCGTCCGCCTCCAGGCGCTGGATGCGCTTCCAGCAGGGCGTCTGCGACAGGCCGACCCGCTCGCCGATCGCGGCGATCGAGAGGGTCGCGTCCGTCTGGAGCAGGGCGAGGATCTTCAGGTCGATCGAATCCACGGGACCTCCGGCATGACGTTCGGGGGCGGCGGCGGGAAGCCCTGTCGCGGCGGGACGATCTCCTCCGGCGAGAAGGATCTTTCCCGAACAGGCAACCAAACCGGATTCCGGGCCGTTGCGCCGCTACCCCCCGCGACGGAAGCGGATGCACGGTGCGCAAGGCCGCTCCGCCTTGACTTCGTTCGTTATAGCGAACATCTCAGCCCTCACACAACCGCAGTTTTTTCGCGGACGCATGATGACCCTGCTCAACCCACAGGCCGCCGAGGCCCTCGCGGCCGCCCTGACGGAGCGCGACCTGCCCGGCCGGATCCGCCTGATCGAGGCGGAGGTGCCGGGCCGGCTGGTCTTCACCACGAGCCTCGGCATCGAGGATCAGGTGCTGACCCACGCGATCGCGCTCGCCAAGGGCCGCACCGAGATCGTCACCCTCGATACCGGCCGGCTGTTTCCCGAGACCTACGACGTCTGGGCCGAGACCGAATCGGCCTACGGCATCCGCATCCGCGCCTTCGCGCCCGAGCGCGAGGCCGAGGAGCGCTTCGTGGCCGAGGAGGGGATCAACGGCTTCCGCCACTCGGTCGCCGCCCGGCAGGCCTGCTGCGGCTTCCGCAAGGTCGAGCCGCTCGCCCGCGCCCTGAAGGGTGCCGCCGGCTGGCTCACGGGCCTGCGCGCCGGCCAGTCGGCCAACCGCGCCGCGACCCCGCTCGCGGCCTACGACGCCGAGCGCGGCCTGCTGAAGCTCAATCCCCTGGCGGACTGGTCGCGCGAGGACGTCGACCGCTTCGTGCGCGACAATTACGTGCCCTACAACGTCCTGCACGACCGCGGCTTCCCGTCGATCGGCTGCGCGCCCTGCACCCGCGCGGTGCGCGTCGGCGAGAGCGAGCGCGCCGGCCGCTGGTGGTGGGAGCAGGAAGAGAAGAAGGAGTGCGGCCTGCATGTCGGCCGCCCTGAAGCGAACGTCGAGCCCGGCCGCGAAGCCGCCGTGTTCGAACCGGAATCCGCGACCACAGAGACCCAACACAACCTGGAGATGGCCCGATGAGCGCCGCCCAAGCGGTTCAGGCCGCGCCGAGACAGACCTTCGGACCCGATCGGCTGACCCACCTGCAGCGCCTGGAGGCCGAGAGCATCCACATCTTCCGGGAGACGGTCGCCGAGACCGAGAACCCAGTGATGCTCTACTCGATCGGCAAGGATTCCTCGGTCCTGCTGCACCTGGCGCTGAAGGCTTTCGCGCCGGGCAAGCTGCCCTTCCCCTTGCTGCACGTCGATACGACCTGGAAGTTCCGCGAGATGATCGCCTTCCGCGACCAGCGCGCGAAGGAACTCGGCCTCGACCTCCTGGTCCACACCAACCAGGAGGGCCTGGCCCGCGGCGTCGGTCCGATCAGCCACGGCTCCGAGGTCCACACCGACGTGATGAAGACGCAGGCGCTGCGGCAGGCGCTCGACCAGCACAAGTTCGACGCGGCCTTCGGCGGCGCGCGGCGCGACGAGGAGGCGAGCCGCGCCAAGGAGCGCATCGTCAGCTTGCGCACCGCGCAGCACCGCTGGGACCCGAAGCGCCAGCGTGCCGAGCCCTGGCACCTCTACAACCTGCGCAAGAAGCGGGGCGAGTCCTTGCGCGTCTTCCCGCTGTCGAACTGGACCGAGCTCGATATCTGGCTCTACATCGAGCAGGAGAACATCCCGATCGTGCCGCTCTACTTCGCCAAGGAGCGGCCGGTGGTGGAGCGCGACGGCCAGCTCCTGATGGTCGATGACGAGCGCCTGCCGCTGAACCCCGGCGAGACCCCGCAGATGCGCCAGGTCCGCTTCCGCACGCTCGGCTGCTACCCGCTGACCGGCGCGGTGGAGAGCCCGGCGGCGACCCTGCCAGAGATCATCGGCGAGACGCTGGCCGCCCGCACCTCGGAGCGGCAGGGCCGGGTCATCGACAAGGACGGCGCGGGCGCCATGGAGCGCAAGAAGCAGGAGGGCTATTTCTGATGACGATCCACCAGTCACCGGAGACCTTCGGCTACGAGGCCTTCCTGGCCGCCCACCAGCGCAAGGAAGTGCTGCGCTTCATCGCCTGCGGCTCGGTGGACGACGGCAAGTCGACCCTGATCGGGCGCCTGCTGCACGACACCAAGCAGATCTTCGACGACCAGATCTCGGCCCTGCAGCGGGATTCCCGCAAGCACGGCACGCAGGGTCAGGAGGTCGATCTGGCGCTGCTCGTGGACGGCCTGCAGGCCGAGCGCGAGCAGGGCATCACCATCGACGTGGCCTACCGCTTCTTCTCGACCGAGAAGCGCTCCTTCATCGTGGCCGACACGCCCGGCCACGAGCAGTACACCCGCAACATGGCGACCGGTGCCTCGACGGCCGACGTCGCGGTGATCCTGGTCGATGCCCGCCAGGGCCTGACCCGGCAGACGCGCCGCCACGCGCTCCTCGTCTCGATGCTCGGCATCCGGCGGATCGCGCTCGCCGTGAACAAGATGGACCTCGTCGGCTGGTCGCAGACCAAGTTCGAGGAAATTCTGGCAGGCTTCACGGATTTCACGAAGAACCTGGGCTTCGCCGAGGTGCGGGCGATCCCGCTCTCGGCCAAGAACGGCGACAACGTCGTGCTGCCGGGCACCGCCGCCACCTGGTACACGGGCGGCACGCTGCTCTCCTATCTCGAGGACGTGCCGGTGCACGAGGAGGCGCTCGCCGCCCCCTTCCGCATGGCGGTGCAGTGGGTGAACCGGCCGGATTCGGAGTTCCGCGGCTATTCGGGCCGCATCGCGTCGGGCCGCGTGCGTCCGGGCGACAGCGTCACGGTCGCGCCGAACGGCCGGACCTCGACGGTCGCCCGCATCTACACGGCGGACGGCGACCTCGCGGTCGCGGGCGAGGACCAGTCGGTGACGCTGGTGCTCGCCGATCAGGTCGATGCCTCCCGCGGCAACGTGATCGCGGCGAGCGACCGGCCGATGCAGGTCTCGGACACGCTCGACGTGCGCCTGTTCTGGGCCTCCGAGAGCCCGCTGGCGCCGGGCGCGGCTTTGCTCGCCAAGATCGGCACGGTGACGACGAACGCCACCGTGACGGCGATCCGCACCCGCATCGACCCGGAGACGGGCCAGCCCGGCCCCGCCGAGACGCTCAGCGCCAACGACATCGCCGACGTGACGCTGACCCTCGATCGGCCCGTGGCCTTCGACGCCTACGCGGAGAACCGCGAGACCGGCGGCCTCATCCTGATCGACCGCGAGACCACGGACACGGCCGCCCTCGGCCTGGTCCAGGCGCCGCGCCGGGCGGATGGCGGGGCGCGGATCCCGACGACCACCGAGGTAGCGGCGGAGCCCCGAAAGGGCGGCTTCCTGGCAAAACTGCGCGGGCTGTTCGGGAGCTGAGGCTTCCGGGTGGATTCCCCTCTCCCCGCCGGGCGGGGAGAGGGTCGCGACGACCTCGTCGTCGGCGCGACAAGCGGTAGCGAGAGTGAGGGGGTATTGCCGGAGGAGGCTCTTCCGGAGTCGCCCCCTCACCACCGGCTGCCGCCTCGCTTCATGCCCCGACAAGGGGGCATGAAGCCCTCTCCCCGCGAGCGGGGAGAGGGGGTGCTGCGGCTCACGCCTTCTCCAGCCCCGCGATCGCCCGCGCGAAATCCCGGGCCGCGAAGGGCTCCAGATCCTCCACGCCCTCGCCGACGCCGATGAAGTGCACCGGCAGGCCGAACTTCGCCGCGAGCGCTACCAGGATGCCGCCCCGCGCCGTTCCGTCGAGCTTCGTCATCACCAGTCCCGAGACGGGTGCTGCCTGCGAGAACAGCTCGACCTGGCTCAGCGCGTTCTGGCCGACGGTGGCGTCGAGCACGAGCAGCGTCGCGTGCGGCGCCTCCGGATCGAACTTGCGGATCACCCGGATGATCTTCTCCAGCTCCGCCATCAGCCCGGCCTTGTTCTGGAGCCGACCGGCCGTGTCGATGAGGAGCACGTCGGTGCCGGCCTCGCGCGCCTGTTTCAGCGCGTCGAAGGCAAGGCCCGCCGCGTCCGCCCCTTGCGCCCCGCTGATCACCGGCGTGTTGGTGCGCGCGCCCCAGACCTTGAGTTGGTCGATCGCCGCGGCCCGGAAGGTGTCGCCGGCCGCCAGCATCACCGAGCGCCCCTCGGCCCGGAACTTCAGCGAGAGCTTGCCGAGCGTCGTGGTCTTGCCGGCCCCGTTCACGCCGACGCAGAGGATGACGTAGGGCTTCTTCGAGGCGTCGATGGCGAGCGGCTGCGCCACCGGATCGAGCGCCCGTTCCACCTCCGCGGCCAGGATGGACCGGACCTCGTCGGGCGAGATGCCCCGCTCGTAGCGGCCCTTGCCGACGGCGTCCGAGATCCGGGTCGCGGTCTCGACGCCGAAATCGGCCTGGATCAGCGCGTCCTCCAGATCCTCCAGGGTCGTGGCGTCGAGCTTGCGCTTGGTGAAGAGCCCCGTGACCCGCTCCGACAGGTTGGACGAGGTGCGCTTCATCCCGGAGGTGAGGCGGCTCCACCAGCCGCGGACCTCGGGCTCGCGCTGCGGCTCCGCCCCGGCGTCGAAGGCGAGCGCGGCGGCCGCGTCGACCGGCTGGATGTCGGGGACGGAAGCCGGGGTCCGGTCCGGGCTATCGGCCTCGCCGGTCTCGGGCTCCCGCGCCTGGGAGGTGGTGTCGGCGGGCTCGGCGCCGCGCGCCGGGTCGTCACCCGCGGTGCCGGCGGGCGGGCGCTCCTCCTGTCCCTCGATCGGCATGAGGCCGGCGCCTTCGACGACGTCCGGCACCGTGTTGCGCGAAGGCGCCTCGGGCGCCGGCTCCTCCGGCGGCAAGGGCACGTGCGTGACGTCGTCGGCCGCCGTGGCGAAGTCGGGGTGCCCCTCTGCCGGCGAAGCCGGATCGACCGGGGAGGCGGCCTCGTCCGGCGGCGGCGTCTCCTCGGCAGGCTCCGGCGCCTTCTCGGCGCCCTTCCGCCCGAACAGGCGGCCGAACCAGCCCGGCTTGTCCTCGCTCATCGTCACGTCCTTGCTGGCGCCCGGTGTCCCGGCGCGCCGGAATGGTCTAGCGGGGGATATGTCCGCCCCGATCCTGCCTGACATAGGCGCGCGCCTCCTCTACCGCGATGCCCTGCTGCTCGTCATCGACAAGCCGGCGGGATTACCGGTGCATCCGGGCCCGAAGGGCGGCGAGACCCTGACCGACCATCTCGACGCGCTCCGCTTCGGCCTGCCGCGCCGGCCGGAGGCGGTGCACCGGCTCGACCGCGACACATCGGGCTGCCTCGCGCTCGGGCGCCACGCCAAGGCGCTGGCCCGGCTCGGCAAGCTGTTCGCGGGCTCGGCCGTCGAGAAGACCTACTGGGCGGTGGTGGTGGGCGGGCCGGAGGCGGAGGCTGGCCAGATCGACCTGGCGCTCGCCCGGCGCTCGCCCGATCCGCGCTCGTGGTGGATGAAGGCCGACCCGGCGGGCGACCCGGCGCTGACGCACTGGCGCGTGCTCGGACGCGACCCGGCGGCGGGGCGGACCTGGCTGGAGCTGAAGCCCATCACCGGCCGCACGCACCAACTGCGTGTGCACTGCGCCGAGTCCGGCTGGCCGATCCTGGGCGACCCGATCTACGGCGGCGGCCCGCGCGACAGCGTATTGCAGTTGCACGCCCGGTCGCTCGCGATCCCGCTCTACCCGAAGCGCGACGCGATCCGGGCCGAGGCGCCGGCCCCGCAGCACATGCGGTCGGCGCTCGCGGGCTGCGGCTGGAGCGGGTAGGTTTCCGGGATTCCAAAGGGTCGAGACCCTTTGGCGGGGTCCGGGGCGCGCAGCCCCGGATTTGGTCTCCGGACCCGGCAAGGCCGGGTGCGGAGGCCAACAGCAGGGCTCTGCCCTGCACCCGCGAAAGGTCTCGACCTTTCGAAACCGGGACTTCAGGCCGCGATCAACGCGCGGCCGTCGTGGGCGGCGATCGTCACGGTGTGGAGCGTGCCGGGCTCTGCCGCGAGGCGGACCGGCGTGAAGCCCTCCGTGCGGCCGGTGCCGCCGCGCTCGGCCAGCACCCGGTGCGTGCGGCCGACCTCGCCGTCGAGGTGGCGCAGGAGCGCAGCGGCGCCCGCAGCCCGCAGCCGCGCCGCGCGCTCCCGGATCACGTCCGGGGCCACAGACGGCATCCGGGCGGCGGGCGTGCCGGGGCGGGCGGAGTAGGGGAAGACGTGCAGGTGCGTCAGCCCGCATTCCGCCACGAGGTCGAGCGAGCGGGCGAACTGCGCCTCGGTCTCCGTCGGGAAGCCGGCGATCAGGTCGGCGCCGAACACCGTGTCGGGCCGCAAGGCGCGGATCTCGGCGCAGAAGCGAATCGCGTCGGCGCGGAGGTGCCGCCGCTTCATCCGCTTCAGCACGAGGTCGTCGCCGGCCTGGAGCGAGAGGTGGAGATGGGGCATCAGCCGCGCCTCCTCGGCGAAGGCGCGCACCAGCTCCGGGTCGGCTTCGACCGAATCGATCGAGGAGAGGCGTAGCCGCGCCAGATCCGGCACGCCGGCGAGGATCGCCCGCACGAGGCGCCCGAGGGTGAGGTCCCCGAGGTCGCGCCCGTAGGCGGTGAGATCGACACCGGTCAGCACCACCTCGCGCCCGCCCGCCTCCACGATGCGGGCGACCTGCGCGACCACCTCCGGGACGGCGACCGAGCGCGCGTTCCCCCGCCCGAACGGGATCACGCAGAAGGTGCAGCGGTGGTCGCAGCCGTTCTGCACCGGCACGAAGGCGCGGGTGTGCCCCGCCATGCCGGTGATCCGTGTCGGCGTCACGGCGCGTGCCGCCATCACGTCGGATACGTCCCGCGCGGGCGCGGCGGCCCAGGCGGCGGGATCGAGCTTCTCGGCGTTGCCGACGAGGCGCGCCACCTCGGGCATCGCCGCGTAGGCCGCGGTCTCGACCTGCGCGCCGCAGCCCGTGACCGCGATCGTCGCGCCCGGCCGCTCGCGGTGCAGCCGCCGGATCGCCTTGCGGGCTTCCCGGCCCGCGGCCTCCGTGACCGCGCAGGTGTTGACGATGACGAGGTCGCCCGGATGGCCGCCGGCAGCCGCGCGCATCGCCTCCGACTCGACGGTGTTGAGCCGGCAGCCGAAGGTCAGGGTCTCGACCGCCATCAGGCGGCCCCGGCGAACAGCTCCGGCGCGAAGGTGCCCTCCGCCTCCAGGAAGACCGGGCCGGTCATCAGCACGTGGTCGTCGGCCCGCCACTCGATCACGAGGTCGCCGCCCGGCAGGCTCACCGTGGCGTGGCGCCCGATCATGCGCAGGCGCGAGGCCGCCACCACGGTGGCGCAGGCGGCGGTGCCGCAGGCGAGCGTCAGGCCCGCGCCCCGCTCCCAGACCCGGAGCCTGATCGTGTCGCGCCCCGTCACCTGCGCCACCGAGATGTTGGCCCGCTCGGGGAAGATCGGGTGGTTCTCCAGCAGCGGCCCGAACCGGGCGAGGTCGTAGCCGTCCGGGTCGCGCTCGGTGAAGAACACCGCGTGCGGGTTGCCCATGTTCACGACGCCCGGCGAGTGCAGCACGGGATCGTCGATCGGGCCGATCTGCAGCTCGATCCGGCGGGTGTCGGGAAAGGGCTCGGCCAGCGGGATCTCGTCCCAGGCGAGCCGCGGCCGGCCCATGTCGACCGTGAAGGCGCGCTCGGCGACCCGCCGCACCCCGACCTGGCCCGCCACCGTCTCCAGGGTCAGGCGCCCGCCCTCGGCGGGGCGCGCCATGGCGGGGTCGTCGAACATCGCGTAGGCGACGCAGCGCGTGCCGTTGCCGCAAGCGCCCGATTCCGAGCCGTCCGTGTTGTAGATCCGCATGTAGGCGTCGGTGCCGGGGCTCACGGGATCGTGCACGACCATGAGCTGGTCGAAGCGCGAGCCGGCATCGGCCGCGATGGCGCGCGCCTCCTCGGGCGCGACACGGTGCGCACTGCCGCGCAGGTCGAGCACCACGATGGCGTTGCCGGCGCCGTGCATCTTCAGGAAACGTCGGTTCGCGAGTGCGCTCATGCCGTTTGCGGGCCGGGTTGTCTCGGATATCGGGGCGAAGGCTGCGGGCTATATGGCAAACCCGGCCCTCCGGCGCGAGGGGGCCGGGCGGGCGGCGCCCCCGCGCGATCGCCGCGCCGCCGTGGCCTGGCCGCCCTCGCGGGACGCCCGGTTCGTCACTACCTTGCGCCCCCAGGCCCGGCCGATTCGCAACCGGGACGGGTAGCCCCTTCTGCCGGAGCGTATCCTTGATCCGCCTTCGTCCCGCGCTCGCCGCCGCCCTCGTCCTCGCCCACCCGGCCCTCGCACAGCAACAGCCACCCCCGCCGCCCTCGACGGCACCGTCCCCGGCGCAGACGAACCCGCTGCCGACCACGACGGCGCCGAACCCGCCGCAGGACCCGGAGCGCTCCGCCGCGCCCCAGCCCGAGAAGGCGCTGACGCCGCCGGCCGCGCCGCCCGCCGACGCGAAGCCGAACGCCGCCACCGCGCGCCCGACGCTCGTGGAGACGCCCGGCGACGCGAGCGACGTGGACGAAGTCTCGCTGCCGGCCAAGCCCGCGGCGATCCTGGCCGGGAAGGCGAAGTGGGAGGAGGCGGCCCAGAGCCTGCGCCAGATCTTCGCCCGCATCGAATCCGACCTCGCCAAGGCCGGCATCGCGCCGGCCGGCCGGCCGATCGCGGTCTTCACCCGCACCGACGACGACGGCTTCCAGTACGAGGCGATGATCCCGGTCGCCCAAACGCCCGAGCGGGCGCCGGAGGGCGAGCTGCGCTTCGGCACGACGCCTTCCGGCAAGGCCCTGCGCTTCTCGCACAAGGGCTCCTACGAGGGGATCGACGGCACCTACGAGACGCTGACCGCCTATCTCGACGCCAAGGACATCATGGTCCAGGACCGCTTCATCGAGGAGTACGTCACCGATCTCACGGACGGCACCGACGACAAGCTCGAGGTGAACATCTACGCGCTCACGCGGTAGGCCACGAGTTGTGACGCAGAGAGCATCACGGTCGAACCGCCGAGCTTGTTTCCCCCGGTTATCGGGGCCTGAGATGGAGCCAGGACGGATCGCCGCGGTTGCTTGGCGCCCGCGCGCCCTCTACATCGGCGGTCCCCGCGGCCGATGCGCCTGAAGGTTTCGCGAGCCCGCTCGGGCCGGCATGGTAGCGGGGTCGGCAGCGACGGGGCGGTCCGGACCAGTTCTCTGGGCCGCTCCCGTGAGACCCAGTGGGCCGGGCGGCTGCAGGGGTGTCGGAGGCGCGGGGAACAGGAACCGCGGATCCGGCGCATGGCCCACAAACTTCTCCGGGCTCGTCCATGATCTGGCGCGTGATCTGACCCGCGCCTGAGCTGGCCCGTTCCGGGACGAAGACACCGGCAGGTTCTTGTGGCTTCGTTCACGCCGCCCGGTAAGGATAAGGACGGGCCGGGGAACCGGCCGCGTGCCACCGCGTTCCTTCGGGCCTGACGACCATGCGACGCCTCCTCACCGGTGGCATCAAGGCGATCCTGGCGATCGCCGCGCTCTCCACCGCCGCCCACTGGACCCTGCGCGTCCAGCGCGAGCAGCCCACCACCCTCGCCCGCGCCATCCCGGAGCCGACCACCACCGGCTCGATCGCGCCGAGCCAGGCCGAGCGCGCGCCGGCGGCTGCAGCCGCCCCGGCCCGCGGACTCGACCAGCAACATCTCGGCGCGCTCATCGCCAGCCACAGCGGCGAGAAGGCCCGGGTGCAGAAGGCGAACGCCCGCGAGACTCCGCGGGAAGCCCGGCGCTGAGCCTGTACCTGAAACTGGGCCGAAGCGGCCGGCAGGGCAGCCCTGCGCCGAACGGCCTCACCCCGATTACGATCCCGGGTTAGGAAGCGGACCTCGCCGCAACCTCTGATCGGGCGCCCTCCGCTGG is from Methylobacterium radiodurans and encodes:
- the mtaB gene encoding tRNA (N(6)-L-threonylcarbamoyladenosine(37)-C(2))-methylthiotransferase MtaB, whose amino-acid sequence is MAVETLTFGCRLNTVESEAMRAAAGGHPGDLVIVNTCAVTEAAGREARKAIRRLHRERPGATIAVTGCGAQVETAAYAAMPEVARLVGNAEKLDPAAWAAAPARDVSDVMAARAVTPTRITGMAGHTRAFVPVQNGCDHRCTFCVIPFGRGNARSVAVPEVVAQVARIVEAGGREVVLTGVDLTAYGRDLGDLTLGRLVRAILAGVPDLARLRLSSIDSVEADPELVRAFAEEARLMPHLHLSLQAGDDLVLKRMKRRHLRADAIRFCAEIRALRPDTVFGADLIAGFPTETEAQFARSLDLVAECGLTHLHVFPYSARPGTPAARMPSVAPDVIRERAARLRAAGAAALLRHLDGEVGRTHRVLAERGGTGRTEGFTPVRLAAEPGTLHTVTIAAHDGRALIAA
- a CDS encoding Lrp/AsnC family transcriptional regulator encodes the protein MDSIDLKILALLQTDATLSIAAIGERVGLSQTPCWKRIQRLEADGVIDRRVAVLDPVKLGLGLTVFVSIETADHSKDWLERFADTVSAMPEVLEFYRMAGDVDYMLRVVVADMAAYDTFYKKLIATLPLKNVTSRFAMEKVKSTTALPLPAPPTHGRHLPGTAPTLAVVGE
- a CDS encoding phosphoadenylyl-sulfate reductase — encoded protein: MTLLNPQAAEALAAALTERDLPGRIRLIEAEVPGRLVFTTSLGIEDQVLTHAIALAKGRTEIVTLDTGRLFPETYDVWAETESAYGIRIRAFAPEREAEERFVAEEGINGFRHSVAARQACCGFRKVEPLARALKGAAGWLTGLRAGQSANRAATPLAAYDAERGLLKLNPLADWSREDVDRFVRDNYVPYNVLHDRGFPSIGCAPCTRAVRVGESERAGRWWWEQEEKKECGLHVGRPEANVEPGREAAVFEPESATTETQHNLEMAR
- the ftsY gene encoding signal recognition particle-docking protein FtsY; its protein translation is MSEDKPGWFGRLFGRKGAEKAPEPAEETPPPDEAASPVDPASPAEGHPDFATAADDVTHVPLPPEEPAPEAPSRNTVPDVVEGAGLMPIEGQEERPPAGTAGDDPARGAEPADTTSQAREPETGEADSPDRTPASVPDIQPVDAAAALAFDAGAEPQREPEVRGWWSRLTSGMKRTSSNLSERVTGLFTKRKLDATTLEDLEDALIQADFGVETATRISDAVGKGRYERGISPDEVRSILAAEVERALDPVAQPLAIDASKKPYVILCVGVNGAGKTTTLGKLSLKFRAEGRSVMLAAGDTFRAAAIDQLKVWGARTNTPVISGAQGADAAGLAFDALKQAREAGTDVLLIDTAGRLQNKAGLMAELEKIIRVIRKFDPEAPHATLLVLDATVGQNALSQVELFSQAAPVSGLVMTKLDGTARGGILVALAAKFGLPVHFIGVGEGVEDLEPFAARDFARAIAGLEKA
- a CDS encoding RluA family pseudouridine synthase yields the protein MSAPILPDIGARLLYRDALLLVIDKPAGLPVHPGPKGGETLTDHLDALRFGLPRRPEAVHRLDRDTSGCLALGRHAKALARLGKLFAGSAVEKTYWAVVVGGPEAEAGQIDLALARRSPDPRSWWMKADPAGDPALTHWRVLGRDPAAGRTWLELKPITGRTHQLRVHCAESGWPILGDPIYGGGPRDSVLQLHARSLAIPLYPKRDAIRAEAPAPQHMRSALAGCGWSG
- the dapF gene encoding diaminopimelate epimerase yields the protein MSALANRRFLKMHGAGNAIVVLDLRGSAHRVAPEEARAIAADAGSRFDQLMVVHDPVSPGTDAYMRIYNTDGSESGACGNGTRCVAYAMFDDPAMARPAEGGRLTLETVAGQVGVRRVAERAFTVDMGRPRLAWDEIPLAEPFPDTRRIELQIGPIDDPVLHSPGVVNMGNPHAVFFTERDPDGYDLARFGPLLENHPIFPERANISVAQVTGRDTIRLRVWERGAGLTLACGTAACATVVAASRLRMIGRHATVSLPGGDLVIEWRADDHVLMTGPVFLEAEGTFAPELFAGAA
- the cysN gene encoding sulfate adenylyltransferase subunit CysN yields the protein MTIHQSPETFGYEAFLAAHQRKEVLRFIACGSVDDGKSTLIGRLLHDTKQIFDDQISALQRDSRKHGTQGQEVDLALLVDGLQAEREQGITIDVAYRFFSTEKRSFIVADTPGHEQYTRNMATGASTADVAVILVDARQGLTRQTRRHALLVSMLGIRRIALAVNKMDLVGWSQTKFEEILAGFTDFTKNLGFAEVRAIPLSAKNGDNVVLPGTAATWYTGGTLLSYLEDVPVHEEALAAPFRMAVQWVNRPDSEFRGYSGRIASGRVRPGDSVTVAPNGRTSTVARIYTADGDLAVAGEDQSVTLVLADQVDASRGNVIAASDRPMQVSDTLDVRLFWASESPLAPGAALLAKIGTVTTNATVTAIRTRIDPETGQPGPAETLSANDIADVTLTLDRPVAFDAYAENRETGGLILIDRETTDTAALGLVQAPRRADGGARIPTTTEVAAEPRKGGFLAKLRGLFGS
- the cysD gene encoding sulfate adenylyltransferase subunit CysD — encoded protein: MSAAQAVQAAPRQTFGPDRLTHLQRLEAESIHIFRETVAETENPVMLYSIGKDSSVLLHLALKAFAPGKLPFPLLHVDTTWKFREMIAFRDQRAKELGLDLLVHTNQEGLARGVGPISHGSEVHTDVMKTQALRQALDQHKFDAAFGGARRDEEASRAKERIVSLRTAQHRWDPKRQRAEPWHLYNLRKKRGESLRVFPLSNWTELDIWLYIEQENIPIVPLYFAKERPVVERDGQLLMVDDERLPLNPGETPQMRQVRFRTLGCYPLTGAVESPAATLPEIIGETLAARTSERQGRVIDKDGAGAMERKKQEGYF
- a CDS encoding GyrI-like domain-containing protein — its product is MIRLRPALAAALVLAHPALAQQQPPPPPSTAPSPAQTNPLPTTTAPNPPQDPERSAAPQPEKALTPPAAPPADAKPNAATARPTLVETPGDASDVDEVSLPAKPAAILAGKAKWEEAAQSLRQIFARIESDLAKAGIAPAGRPIAVFTRTDDDGFQYEAMIPVAQTPERAPEGELRFGTTPSGKALRFSHKGSYEGIDGTYETLTAYLDAKDIMVQDRFIEEYVTDLTDGTDDKLEVNIYALTR